Part of the Halanaerobiales bacterium genome, AAAATTATTACTTATTTTTAAGTCATAATGAGTCTGAAAATATTAATGAAGAAGAATTTGAAAATAAAACAGAATTTGTTGCTAAAAAAAGGGAAAAAAATTATGAAACTTTCAAAAGTGAAGAGGTAAAATCACAGGCTGAAAAATTCATAGCTGATTTACTTTTTATTAATAATATAGATTATCAATATGAAAAAATTGCAGATTGGGCTGACAAGTCAAAAGATAAAATTGTATATCAACCTGATTTTTATCTTCCAGAATATGATATTTATATAGAACATTGGGGAATAGATAGGGATAATGAAGTTCCTGATTGGTTTGAATGGTCTTCAGAAAAATATTTAGCTAAATTGGAATGGGCTAAAAATCAGTTTGAAAAACATAATAAAATACTAGTTGAGAGTTTTGATTATGATTATCAAGAGAATAATTTAGAAAGTATATTAAAATCTAAATTAAAGAAAAAAGGAGTGGAGTTTGAACAGGAAACATTTAAAGATTTTGTTGATTCGGTTGTTGATGTAAATACTAAAAATATTATTGACGATTATAAAAACTTTATTGAAGAAGCTAAAAAAAATAATCTTAGTGTAAATGAAATAAAAAATAATATGGATAATTTATCTAATAGAGAATATTATTTTACTTTATCTGCCATGGATATATATAAGTATGTAATTAATTTTTTAAATGAAAATAGAAAAATAGATTTTAATGACATGATTTATAAAGCTACAGATATTCTAGAAGAGAAAAAGAAATATACTGATAGATATGATCATTTATTAGTTGATGAATTTCAAGATGTATCTTTTGCCCATATTTCAATCATTAAAAAGTTTTTTAAAATGGATTCAGATATAAAATTATTTTGTGTAGGAGATGATTGGCAGAGTATTTATTCTTTTCAGGGATCTGATCCA contains:
- a CDS encoding ATP-dependent helicase — encoded protein: MLKKLINKFKNIFNKKEKEFDYVENKISKYHDLFHNFGEYPLNKRQQKAVVKNEKYNQVIAAAGTGKTTVLAYRIKYLIEEGVKPDRILAITFSNKAAEEMEIRLKEKFNITEVNVSTIHSFANNIIKEENENKLSTIESHEWENIIEEAFDDLMEYNTKFRKNYYLFLSHNESENINEEEFENKTEFVAKKREKNYETFKSEEVKSQAEKFIADLLFINNIDYQYEKIADWADKSKDKIVYQPDFYLPEYDIYIEHWGIDRDNEVPDWFEWSSEKYLAKLEWAKNQFEKHNKILVESFDYDYQENNLESILKSKLKKKGVEFEQETFKDFVDSVVDVNTKNIIDDYKNFIEEAKKNNLSVNEIKNNMDNLSNREYYFTLSAMDIYKYVINFLNENRKIDFNDMIYKATDILEEKKKYTDRYDHLLVDEFQDVSFAHISIIKKFFKMDSDIKLFCVGDDWQSIYSFQGSDPKYFIDFEKYFAKAAKTYLVDNYRCPKKILDAGNDLIANNSNQIEKKVIANNDYEM